A genomic stretch from Marinobacter fonticola includes:
- a CDS encoding histone-like nucleoid-structuring protein, MvaT/MvaU family translates to MAKINEYYQKKQLMDKLADELRKLEEDNALKHELEFEEKIRGLMKEYNKSAKDVLQVLGAIDPAVSGAKVEAGSGSRPKRPLKTYKNPNTGEVVKTRGGNHKTLNEWRDKYGKDAVQGWQQD, encoded by the coding sequence ATGGCAAAGATTAACGAGTATTACCAGAAGAAACAGCTTATGGATAAGCTTGCAGACGAGCTGCGTAAACTCGAGGAAGACAACGCGCTGAAGCATGAGCTTGAGTTTGAAGAGAAGATTCGCGGCTTGATGAAAGAGTACAACAAGTCGGCGAAAGATGTATTGCAAGTGCTGGGTGCTATTGACCCGGCAGTTTCAGGCGCTAAAGTCGAAGCAGGTTCCGGTTCCCGCCCCAAGCGCCCCCTGAAGACGTATAAGAACCCGAACACCGGCGAAGTGGTCAAAACCCGAGGCGGTAACCACAAGACGCTGAATGAATGGCGTGATAAGTACGGTAAAGATGCGGTGCAAGGCTGGCAGCAGGATTAA